A single Nicotiana tabacum cultivar K326 chromosome 5, ASM71507v2, whole genome shotgun sequence DNA region contains:
- the LOC107761611 gene encoding UDP-glycosyltransferase 73C3-like produces the protein MAAQNSQVHFVLVPLMSPGHLIPMVDLAKLLAQHGVIVSIISTPLNTIRFKSGIDHSVKSGLQIRILELEFPAVQAGLPKGCENMDSLPSRDLIKDFFVAASMLQKPFEELFSDLKPSPSCIISGKNMAWTVDSARKFRVPRIFFDGMGCFSSTCTQKLQSSKVHEVVSKFEPFVVPGLPHRIELTKSQLPENLNPGSPDLVDVRNKMVAAESISDGIIVNTFEELELEYVQEFKKIKGGKVWCIGPVSACNKSESEKAARGRTVSLDENQCLKWLDLQQPNSVVYASLGSICGLTCSQLIELGLGLEASNRPFIWVLRGGEKSKELEKWIEEDRFEERIKGRGFLIKGWSPQILVLSHPSVGAFLTHCGWNSTLEGCCSGLPIITCPLFAEQFINEKLITEVLYTGVSVGVKAAVTWGMEEKSGLVMKRGDVKNAIDKIFDKGVEGEDRRRKAKEIAKMAKRALEEGGSSYLNIEALIQDIMQQTLSSVEASS, from the coding sequence ATGGCTGCTCAAAATTCTCAGGTTCACTTTGTCCTTGTGCCCTTAATGTCCCCTGGCCATCTCATCCCTATGGTAGACTTAGCTAAATTGTTAGCACAACATGGTGTAATTGTTTCTATAATTTCTACACCCCTTAACACCATCAGATTCAAATCAGGTATTGATCACTCTGTCAAATCAGGCCTTCAGATCAGAATACTTGAACTCGAATTTCCAGCTGTACAAGCCGGTCTGCCCAAGGGATGTGAGAATATGGATTCCTTACCTTCTCGTGATTTGATTAAGGATTTCTTTGTAGCTGCTAGCATGTTGCAAAAACCATTTGAAGAATTGTTCAGTGATCTTAAGCCTAGTCCTAGCTGCATAATATCTGGGAAAAACATGGCCTGGACAGTCGATAGTGCACGTAAGTTTAGAGTTCCTAGGATTTTCTTTGATGGTATGGGCTGTTTTTCTTCCACATGCACACAGAAATTGCAGAGTTCTAAAGTTCATGAGGTTGTCTCCAAGTTTGAGCCTTTTGTAGTACCAGGTTTGCCTCATAGAATAGAACTGACTAAATCACAGTTGCCTGAAAATCTGAATCCAGGCTCACCAGATTTGGTCGATGTTCGCAATAAGATGGTTGCTGCTGAATCCATCTCAGATGGGATTATTGTCAATACTTTTGAGGAACTGGAACTTGAATATGTTCAAGAATTCAAAAAGATCAAAGGTGGGAAAGTCTGGTGCATTGGCCCTGTTTCAGCTTGCAACAAATCGGAATCCGAAAAGGCTGCAAGAGGCAGAACTGTCTCTTTAGATGAGAACCAATGCCTGAAATGGCTTGACTTGCAACAACCAAACTCTGTGGTTTATGCCAGTCTTGGAAGCATCTGTGGCCTCACATGTTCACAACTTATAGAACTTGGGCTAGGTTTAGAAGCATCAAATAGGCCATTCATATGGGTATTGAGAGGAGGGGAGAAATCAAAAGAGTTAGAGAAATGGATTGAAGAAGACAGATTTGAAGAAAGGATTAAAGGAAGAGGCTTTTTAATAAAAGGCTGGTCTCCTCAAATACTTGTATTGAGTCATCCATCTGTTGGTGCTTTCTTAACACATTGTGGTTGGAATTCAACTCTAGAAGGATGCTGCTCTGGCTTGCCTATAATAACTTGTCCATTGTTTGCTGAGCAGTTTATTAATGAGAAATTGATAACAGAAGTGTTATACACTGGTGTTAGTGTGGGAGTCAAGGCTGCTGTTACATGGGGAATGGAGGAGAAATCAGGCTTAGTAATGAAGCGCGGAGATGTAAAGAATGCCATTGACAAGATCTTCGATAAGGGTGTAGAAGGAGAAGATCGACGTAGAAAGGCGAAAGAGATTGCTAAGATGGCAAAGAGGGCTTTAGAGGAAGGTGGTTCATCTTACCTTAACATAGAGGCTTTGATTCAAGATATTATGCAGCAAACTTTGAGCAGTGTGGAGGCAAGTTCTTGA